In Pan paniscus chromosome 13, NHGRI_mPanPan1-v2.0_pri, whole genome shotgun sequence, one DNA window encodes the following:
- the LOC100969138 gene encoding olfactory receptor 6B2: protein MVICKCKHTEVFYFKIQKMSRSLLSPGALGSHVASLYTKTPYPGPAPLSLCPSCPAALSSCSLMFCRPAAPKHRGMSGENVTKVSTFILVGLPTAPGLQYLLFLLFLLTYLFILVENLAIILTVWSSTSLHRPMYYFLSSMSFLEIWYVSDITPKMLEGFLLQQKRISFIGCMTQLYFFSSLVCTKCVLLASMAYDRYVAICHPLRYHVLVTPGLCLQLVGFSFVSGFTISMIKVCFISSVTFCGSNVLNHFFCDISPILKLACTDFSTAELVDFILAFIILVFPLLATVLSYWHITLAVLRIPSATGCWRAFSTCASHLTVVTVFYTALLFMYVRPQAIDSRSSNKLISAVYTVVTPIINPLIYCLRNKEFKDALKKALGLGQTSH from the coding sequence ATGGTTATATGTAAATGCAAGCACACAGAagttttctactttaaaattcagAAGATGAGCAGATCACTGCTCTCTCCTGGTGCTCTGGGGAGCCACGTGGCCTCTCTTTACACCAAAACTCCCTATCCAGGTCCAGCTCCACTCTCCCTCTGCCCCAGCTGCCCTGCAGCCCTTTCCTCTTGCTCTTTGATGTTTTGTAGGCCTGCAGCTCCCAAGCACAGAGGCATGAGTGGGGAGAATGTCACCAAGGTCAGCACCTTCATCCTGGTGGGCCTCCCCACGGCCCCGGGGCTGCAGTacctgctcttcctcctcttcctgctcaCCTACCTCTTTATCCTGGTGGAGAACCTGGCCATCATCCTCACCGTCTGGAGCAGCACCTCCCTCCACAGGCCCATGTACTACTTTCTGAGCTCCATGTCTTTCCTGGAGATCTGGTACGTGTCTGACATCACCCCCAAGATGCTGGAGGGTTTCCTCCTCCAGCAGAAACGCATCTCTTTCATCGGGTGCATGACGCAGCTCTACTTCTTCAGCTCCCTGGTGTGCACCAAGTGTGTGCTTCTGGCCTCCATGGCCTACGACCGCTACGTGGCCATCTGCCACCCGCTGCGCTACCACGTCCTTGTGACCCCGGGGCTGTGCCTCCAGCTGGTGGGCTTCTCCTTTGTGAGTGGCTTCACCATCTCCATGATCAAGGTCTGTTTTATCTCCAGTGTCACGTTCTGCGGCTCCAACGTCTTGAACCACTTCTTCTGTGACATTTCCCCCATCCTCAAGCTGGCCTGCACGGACTTCTCCACTGCAGAGCTGGTGGATTTCATCCTGGCCTTCATCATCCTGGTGTTTCCGCTCCTGGCCACCGTGCTGTCATATTGGCACATCACCCTGGCTGTCCTGCGCATCCCCTCGGCCACCGGCTGCTGGAGAGCCTTCTCTACCTGCGCCTCTCACCTCACCGTGGTCACCGTCTTCTATACAGCCTTGCTTTTCATGTATGTCCGGCCCCAAGCCATTGATTCCCGGAGCTCCAACAAGCTCATCTCTGCCGTGTACACTGTTGTCACGCCAATAATTAACCCTTTGATTTACTGCCTGAGGAACAAGGAATTTAAGGACGCCTTGAAAAAGGCCTTGGGCTTGGGTCAAACTTCACACTAA
- the LOC117979308 gene encoding putative proline-rich protein 21: MHACSSTALHPRPFIHGFSFTTFHQQLFTHGSSTALHPRPFIHGSSPMALHSWLFTHGPSPTALHPQPFTHGSSPTALHPCLFTHGPSSMPLHPRPFTHASSPTALRPCLFTHGPSSMPLHPRPFLHASSPTALPPCLFTHGPSSMPLHPRPFVHASSPTALPPCLFTHGPSSMPLHPRPFLHASSPTALPPCLFTHGPSSMPLHPRPFVHASSPTALPPCLFTHGPSSMPLHPRPFLHASSPTALRPCLFTHGPSSMPLHPRPFLHASSPTALPPCLFTHGPSPMPLHPRPFVHASSPTALPPCLFTHGPSSMPLHPRPFVHASSPTALHPRPFLHASSPTSLHLHLFSHSSCPVGFSQQGNVLLLSARATFNTCLLVSNMYFLIISY, from the exons ATGCATGCCTGTTCATCCACAGCTCTTCATCCACGGCCCTTCATCCATGGCTTTTCATTCACAACTTTTCATCAACAGCTCTTCACCCACGGCTCATCCACGGCTCTTCACCCACGGCCCTTCATCCACGGCTCTTCACCCATGGCCCTTCACTCATGGCTCTTCACCCACGGTCCTTCACCCACAGCTCTTCACCCACAGCCCTTCACCCACGGCTCTTCACCCACGGCCCTTCATCCATGCCTCTTCACCCACGGCCCTTCGTCCATGCCTCTTCACCCACGGCCCTTCACCCATGCCTCTTCACCCACGGCCCTTCGTCCATGCCTCTTCACCCACGGCCCTTCGTCCATGCCTCTTCACCCACGGCCCTTCCTCCATGCCTCTTCACCCACGGCCCTTCCTCCATGCCTCTTCACCCACGGCCCTTCGTCCATGCCTCTTCACCCACGGCCCTTCGTCCATGCCTCTTCACCCACGGCCCTTCCTCCATGCCTCTTCACCCACGGCCCTTCCTCCATGCCTCTTCACCCACGGCCCTTCCTCCATGCCTCTTCACCCACGGCCCTTCCTCCATGCCTCTTCACCCACGGCCCTTCGTCCATGCCTCTTCACCCACGGCCCTTCGTCCATGCCTCTTCACCCACGGCCCTTCCTCCATGCCTCTTCACCCACGGCCCTTCCTCCATGCCTCTTCACCCACGGCCCTTCCTCCATGCCTCTTCACCCACGGCCCTTCGTCCATGCCTCTTCACCCACGGCCCTTCGTCCATGCCTCTTCACCCACGGCCCTTCCTCCATGCCTCTTCACCCACGGCCCTTCCTCCATGCCTCTTCACCCACGGCCCTTCACCCATGCCTCTTCACCCACGGCCCTTCGTCCATGCCTCTTCACCCACGGCCCTTCCTCCATGCCTCTTCACCCACGGCCCTTCGTCCATGCCTCTTCACCCACGGCCCTTCGTCCATGCCTCTTCACCCACGG CTCTTCACCCACGGCCCTTCCTCCATGCCTCTTCACCCACGTCTCTTCATCTACACCTCTTCAGCCACAGCTCTTGCCCGGTGGGCTTCTCACAGCAGGGCAATGTCTTGCTGCTGTCTGCCAGGGCCACCTTCAACACCTGTCTTCTTGTTTCTAACATGTACTTTCTAATAATCTCTTACTAA
- the LOC100968789 gene encoding olfactory receptor 6B3 codes for MSGENVTKVSTFILVGLPTALGLQYLLFLLFLLTYLFVLVENLAIILTVWCSTSLHRPMYYFLSSMSFLEIWYVSDITPKMLEGFLLQQKRISFIGCMTQLYFFSSLVCTECVLLASMAYDHYVAICHPLRYHILVTPGLCLQLVGFSFVSGFTIPMIKVCFISSFTFCGSNVLNHFFCDISPILKLACTDFSTAELVDFILAFIILVFPLLATMLSYAHITLAVLRIPSATGRWRAFSTCASHLTVVTVFYTALLFTYVRPQAIDSRSSNKLISVLYTVITPILNPLIYCLRNKEFKNALKKAFGLT; via the coding sequence ATGAGTGGGGAGAATGTCACCAAGGTCAGCACCTTCATCCTGGTGGGCCTCCCCACGGCCCTGGGGCTGCAGTacctgctcttcctcctcttcctgctcaCCTACCTCTTTGTCCTGGTGGAGAACCTGGCCATCATCCTCACTGTCTGGTGCAGCACCTCCCTCCACAGGCCCATGTACTACTTTCTGAGCTCCATGTCTTTCCTAGAGATCTGGTACGTGTCTGACATCACCCCCAAGATGCTGGAGGGCTTCCTCCTCCAGCAGAAACGCATCTCTTTCATCGGGTGCATGACGCAGCTCTACTTCTTCAGCTCCCTGGTGTGCACCGAGTGTGTGCTTCTGGCCTCCATGGCCTACGACCACTACGTGGCCATCTGCCACCCGCTGCGCTACCACATCCTTGTGACCCCGGGGCTGTGCCTCCAGCTGGTGGGCTTCTCCTTTGTGAGTGGCTTCACCATCCCCATGATCAAGGTCTGTTTTATCTCCAGTTTCACGTTCTGTGGCTCCAATGTCTTGAACCACTTCTTCTGTGACATTTCCCCCATCCTCAAGCTGGCCTGCACGGACTTCTCCACTGCAGAGCTGGTGGATTTCATTCTGGCCTTCATCATCCTGGTGTTTCCACTCCTGGCCACCATGCTGTCATATGCACACATCACCCTGGCTGTCCTGCGCATCCCCTCGGCCACCGGCCGCTGGAGAGCCTTCTCCACCTGCGCCTCTCACCTCACCGTGGTCACTGTCTTCTATACAGCCTTGCTTTTCACGTATGTCCGGCCCCAGGCCATTGATTCCCGGAGCTCCAACAAGCTCATCTCTGTTTTGTACACAGTTATCACCCCCATCTTGAACCCCTTGATATACTGCCTGAGGAATAAGGAATTTAAGAATGCCTTGAAAAAAGCCTTCGGCTTGACTTGA